From the bacterium genome, one window contains:
- a CDS encoding PEP-CTERM sorting domain-containing protein, translating into MQRAVELMRCLALGAALVLVAGAAQAVSIGGTDAQSQYTASSGIFTFDDTVSGTAERGTVTTADNPALAALVSGRIDLEIKLDTSGFNPATDLITGASFIGTGPAAEILIWDSTETIVLLSFDVTFVNVTNALPSEIAPPGGTIIVGNPVASSYGTDSALTVAGGTMAAAAGGIGTQAVLHINISDPVPTFDLADLFNYLDSDFTVGLDVGPTSEVVWEIELLVPEPGTVLLLGMGIAVLASRRRSA; encoded by the coding sequence ATGCAGAGAGCAGTCGAGCTGATGCGGTGTCTAGCGCTGGGGGCGGCACTGGTACTCGTCGCCGGGGCGGCCCAAGCCGTCTCCATCGGCGGGACGGACGCACAGAGCCAGTACACGGCATCCAGCGGCATCTTCACCTTCGACGACACCGTGAGCGGGACTGCAGAGCGGGGCACCGTCACCACCGCGGACAACCCGGCTCTGGCCGCTCTCGTCAGCGGTCGTATCGATCTCGAAATCAAGCTCGATACGAGTGGATTCAACCCGGCCACCGATCTCATCACGGGCGCGAGCTTCATTGGAACCGGCCCGGCTGCCGAAATCCTCATCTGGGATTCCACCGAAACGATCGTGCTTCTCTCTTTCGACGTCACCTTCGTGAACGTCACCAATGCGCTTCCCTCGGAGATCGCTCCCCCGGGCGGGACGATCATCGTCGGAAACCCGGTGGCCAGCAGCTACGGAACCGATTCCGCGTTGACGGTCGCGGGCGGGACGATGGCGGCTGCGGCGGGCGGCATCGGTACGCAGGCGGTGCTCCACATCAATATCTCCGATCCGGTGCCGACATTCGATCTTGCTGACCTTTTCAACTATCTCGACAGCGATTTCACCGTCGGCCTCGACGTGGGCCCGACGAGTGAGGTTGTCTGGGAGATCGAGCTGCTGGTGCCCGAGCCGGGTACGGTCCTCCTGCTAGGGATGGGCATCGCGGTGTTGGCTTCCCGAA